From Chryseobacterium gallinarum, one genomic window encodes:
- a CDS encoding type III secretion system chaperone family protein: MKNQIFRTVKEWLLDYEFNITLEDEAQRILIIEKESNGIKNMILIISDSILIMEQFLFEIKNPSEKTFLRLLQKNRDIVHGAFVLDSTGKRVIFRDTLPTDNMAQNEVMASINSLGILVGEFTNEMLEMSK; encoded by the coding sequence ATGAAAAATCAAATATTCAGAACAGTCAAAGAGTGGTTGTTAGATTATGAGTTTAACATCACGTTGGAAGATGAAGCTCAGAGAATCTTAATCATTGAAAAAGAATCCAACGGAATAAAAAACATGATTCTCATTATATCAGATTCCATTCTGATTATGGAACAGTTTCTTTTTGAAATAAAAAATCCCTCCGAAAAAACATTTTTAAGGCTGCTGCAGAAAAACAGGGATATCGTTCATGGGGCATTTGTCCTGGACAGTACAGGGAAACGCGTGATTTTCAGAGATACCCTGCCAACCGATAATATGGCACAGAATGAAGTAATGGCTTCTATCAATTCATTAGGGATTCTGGTAGGAGAATTTACCAATGAGATGCTTGAAATGAGTAAGTAA
- a CDS encoding DUF3127 domain-containing protein codes for MELQGTVKKLFDAQTFASGFQKREMVILTQEQYPQPINIEFLSDKISLLDNLKEGENVKVGINIRGREWVSPQGETKYFNSITGWRVEKVFDNASEPTQATPQQSASPVSNENPFAGDDDDDLPF; via the coding sequence ATGGAATTACAAGGAACGGTAAAGAAACTTTTTGATGCTCAAACATTTGCGAGCGGGTTTCAAAAAAGAGAAATGGTTATTTTGACCCAGGAACAGTATCCACAGCCGATAAACATAGAATTCTTATCTGATAAAATCAGTTTATTAGATAACCTGAAAGAAGGAGAAAACGTAAAGGTAGGAATCAACATCAGAGGAAGAGAATGGGTTTCCCCACAAGGTGAAACTAAATATTTCAACTCTATTACAGGATGGAGAGTAGAAAAAGTTTTTGACAATGCATCAGAACCTACTCAGGCTACCCCTCAGCAATCTGCATCTCCAGTGTCTAATGAGAATCCGTTTGCCGGAGATGACGATGATGATTTGCCTTTTTAA
- a CDS encoding DNA repair ATPase: MSEQLNSGTYEIIQNRLNEQKNNLIQRLQQLNENRKNIFGGIDFSLIANERISTDHNCIAKDIYSLGDLLIFGSNAHLGLQTEINISDVFSIYRINKNRFEPQDYALINDEIFIDEFKNLYKYYRNTFFARFTFTENYLYMVFQLSESTTDIKAFKWLIKENRLIYVDSRSASETSYPQQHGFVWTKATRDMQRSGKHPHISLADKVFVESIGGDITIKVEDNTDTGKGIYSEDVIHKDQNLDDAEIHFCDLGNLVLFKIKPYQETERHFIYNHKEKTVSRADALKYSGILLPENQGILFSNGYALQTGGLKIISQEQNRLYYLKTVTEPNGENFLYVFYDDKTNNYQLISYNIITQTIETPIRCSGFTFLSDGKLIYLRESLETTKHHLAQIWQTPFSKELIPNMEKADSLLYKIGNKDIVRVMAESQELITLLNKKDSYSGLYDDIVKLSTFILDTYYFLGEAEVQKLDQPLKEIRAIAHSAINEYEKVVEQRKNTEEALGKIRHSCEKILEDTKRLQYSELTEYIDALSQIRALRGEVAGGKALKYADTDLLESLENSLADRYTALSNACVEFLLQEDALLPYEDRAQQISEDIIGLQKTVDAKVIEENINTLSGQLELLVDIVNNLKIEDTSQSTLIIENISLIFARLNQERLELSKRKREISGKELASDFQAQITLFDQSVINFLELSQTPEKCDEYLTKLSIQLEEMETKFIDFEDFIQKIGNKREEVYGHFQNKRVQLTESRNKRTQNLFDAAQRILKSVQTKAESFDSENEINGYFASDLMVEKVRGLARQLAELEDSAKSEEIQTLLKTLQQEAVRKLKDKKEIYADGESVIALGNYRFAVNQQKLDLTLVLRNAQYYYHLTGTGFYEPLSFSSTDEFKEVWNQEFVSENSKVKRFEYLAWNVFSAHKNIMTEQENESAVQQFVSEHFGEGLVKGIHDHDARIIVAKLQQLHNELGLMRFTAQERALAQLFWFFLNDEKKEYYTRQFEAAAIISDAFIAKQGFEFLNKELAEEMRTFVSVNAIFEETDCINAAVYLKQENKEGFLVTEKAGILYESFLKELKAKGKDLEFMSQIQAMYQYPSACYYIAESALRAFHPEMDTGALQEAAAFIITGRFDPKNIKHISHEMTIRGLKSLEKDTGYFLDYFEFVARLSHFNTVTVTKYRQLQELKYTWVEEKKKVLKLETFQPKVLSSFIRNKLINDVYFPLIGANLAKQLGTVGTDKRTDRMGMLLLVSPPGYGKTTLMEYMAERMGLVFMKINGPSLGNNIVSTDPAEAKNAGAKQELEKLNLALEMGDNVMLYLDDIQHCNPEFLQKFISLADGQRKIEGIYNGESKTYDLRSKRFCLVMAGNPYTESGEKFKIPDMLANRSDTYNLGEISGSKTDLFDLSLIENALMSNEYLTRLTQPGMENLYELYDSVITDNPADNLKGNFSSQEISDFRAVLKNTIMVRNMVLKVNKEYISSAAMSDDYRNEPPFKLQGSYRNMNKLIARIQPILKADEVTRIVLDHYQNESQTLTTGAEANMLKLKELINTLSEEETQRWNEIKKTFIKNKTLKGLGENDRMAQIVALLAQFGEGLEGIKEALKKAES; the protein is encoded by the coding sequence ATGTCAGAACAACTTAATTCCGGGACTTACGAAATTATTCAGAACCGTCTGAATGAGCAGAAAAATAACCTTATTCAGAGGTTGCAGCAGCTTAATGAGAACCGTAAAAATATTTTTGGTGGAATTGACTTTTCCCTTATTGCCAATGAAAGGATCTCGACGGATCATAACTGCATTGCAAAAGATATTTATTCTTTGGGAGACCTTTTAATATTCGGATCCAATGCCCATCTGGGATTGCAGACTGAAATCAATATTTCAGATGTCTTTTCCATCTATAGAATCAACAAAAACAGATTTGAACCTCAGGATTATGCCCTGATCAATGATGAAATTTTTATTGATGAATTTAAAAACCTCTATAAATATTACAGAAATACTTTTTTTGCCAGGTTTACTTTTACGGAAAACTATCTCTATATGGTTTTCCAGCTTTCAGAAAGCACTACAGATATCAAAGCTTTCAAGTGGCTGATCAAAGAAAACCGGCTTATCTATGTAGACTCCAGAAGCGCTTCAGAAACTTCATATCCACAGCAGCATGGCTTTGTGTGGACAAAGGCGACAAGGGATATGCAGCGATCCGGAAAGCATCCCCACATCTCTCTGGCAGATAAGGTATTTGTGGAAAGTATTGGTGGAGACATTACCATTAAAGTAGAAGACAATACGGATACAGGAAAAGGAATTTATTCCGAAGATGTAATTCATAAAGACCAGAACCTTGACGATGCCGAGATCCATTTCTGCGATCTGGGTAATCTTGTTTTGTTTAAAATAAAACCCTACCAGGAAACAGAGCGCCATTTCATCTATAATCATAAAGAAAAAACGGTTTCCAGGGCCGATGCCCTGAAATATTCAGGAATATTATTGCCTGAAAATCAGGGTATATTATTTTCAAATGGATATGCTTTGCAAACCGGTGGCCTGAAAATAATTTCTCAGGAACAAAACAGGCTGTATTATCTGAAAACGGTTACGGAACCCAATGGAGAGAACTTTTTGTATGTGTTTTACGATGATAAAACCAATAATTATCAGCTGATTTCTTATAACATTATCACGCAGACCATAGAAACACCGATCCGTTGCAGCGGCTTTACCTTTCTGAGTGACGGAAAGCTGATTTATCTGAGAGAAAGTCTTGAAACCACCAAGCACCACCTGGCTCAGATCTGGCAAACACCTTTTTCCAAAGAGCTTATTCCGAATATGGAAAAGGCGGACAGCCTGCTGTATAAAATCGGCAATAAGGATATTGTAAGGGTAATGGCAGAAAGCCAGGAGCTGATCACGCTTTTAAATAAAAAAGATTCCTACAGCGGATTATATGATGATATTGTAAAACTTTCCACCTTTATCCTGGATACTTACTATTTCCTGGGTGAAGCTGAAGTTCAGAAACTGGATCAGCCGTTGAAAGAAATCCGCGCTATCGCTCATTCTGCCATTAACGAATATGAAAAAGTGGTAGAACAGAGAAAAAACACAGAAGAAGCTTTAGGAAAGATCAGGCATTCTTGTGAGAAGATCCTGGAAGATACCAAAAGGCTTCAGTATTCTGAACTGACGGAGTATATCGATGCGCTTTCACAGATTCGGGCTTTAAGAGGAGAAGTTGCAGGAGGAAAGGCCCTTAAATATGCAGATACTGATTTACTGGAATCTCTGGAGAACTCCCTTGCAGACCGGTACACTGCACTTTCCAATGCCTGTGTGGAATTTTTGCTGCAGGAAGATGCGTTATTGCCGTACGAAGATAGGGCACAGCAGATATCAGAGGACATCATCGGATTACAAAAAACAGTTGATGCAAAAGTCATTGAAGAAAATATCAATACCCTTTCCGGTCAGTTGGAGCTGCTCGTCGATATTGTTAACAACCTTAAAATTGAAGACACTTCCCAATCTACCCTGATCATTGAAAATATATCCCTGATTTTTGCAAGGTTGAATCAGGAAAGGCTGGAACTAAGTAAAAGAAAAAGAGAAATTTCAGGAAAAGAACTCGCTTCCGATTTCCAGGCCCAGATTACTCTGTTTGACCAGTCGGTCATTAACTTTTTAGAACTTTCCCAAACCCCTGAGAAATGTGATGAATACCTGACTAAACTTTCCATTCAATTGGAAGAAATGGAAACAAAATTTATCGATTTTGAAGACTTTATCCAAAAAATAGGAAACAAAAGAGAGGAAGTTTACGGGCATTTTCAGAATAAAAGAGTACAGCTGACGGAATCCAGAAATAAAAGAACCCAGAATCTTTTTGACGCCGCTCAGAGAATTTTGAAATCGGTACAGACCAAAGCAGAATCTTTTGATTCTGAAAATGAGATCAACGGGTATTTTGCTTCTGATCTTATGGTAGAAAAAGTAAGGGGGCTTGCAAGACAACTGGCGGAACTAGAAGACTCTGCCAAATCTGAAGAGATTCAGACGCTCCTGAAAACTTTGCAGCAGGAAGCGGTAAGAAAACTGAAGGATAAAAAAGAAATCTATGCAGACGGTGAAAGTGTTATTGCATTGGGCAATTACAGGTTTGCCGTTAATCAGCAGAAGCTGGACCTTACCCTGGTGCTGAGAAATGCACAATATTATTATCACCTTACAGGAACAGGTTTTTATGAGCCTTTGAGTTTCAGTTCTACAGATGAGTTCAAAGAAGTGTGGAACCAGGAGTTTGTTTCAGAAAATTCTAAGGTAAAGCGTTTTGAATATCTTGCCTGGAATGTATTTTCTGCTCATAAAAACATTATGACAGAACAGGAAAACGAATCTGCAGTGCAACAATTTGTATCAGAGCATTTCGGGGAAGGCCTGGTCAAAGGAATCCACGATCATGACGCCAGGATTATTGTTGCAAAGCTTCAGCAGTTGCACAATGAGCTGGGACTGATGAGGTTTACTGCACAGGAACGGGCTCTTGCACAACTTTTCTGGTTCTTTTTAAATGATGAAAAAAAAGAATATTATACCAGACAGTTTGAAGCCGCGGCTATTATTTCTGATGCGTTTATCGCCAAACAGGGTTTTGAATTCTTAAACAAGGAGCTGGCGGAAGAAATGAGAACTTTTGTGTCGGTTAACGCTATTTTCGAAGAGACAGATTGTATCAATGCTGCCGTGTATCTGAAGCAGGAGAATAAAGAAGGATTTCTGGTTACAGAAAAAGCCGGAATTTTATATGAATCATTCTTAAAAGAGCTTAAAGCAAAGGGTAAAGATCTGGAATTTATGTCTCAGATTCAGGCGATGTATCAATATCCTTCCGCATGCTATTATATTGCTGAAAGTGCATTACGGGCTTTTCACCCGGAAATGGATACTGGTGCTTTACAGGAAGCGGCAGCATTTATCATTACCGGCAGATTTGATCCGAAAAATATCAAACATATTTCCCATGAAATGACCATCAGAGGGTTAAAGTCCCTTGAAAAAGATACCGGATATTTTCTTGATTATTTTGAATTTGTTGCCCGTTTAAGCCACTTCAATACTGTAACGGTTACAAAATACAGGCAACTTCAGGAACTTAAATACACCTGGGTTGAAGAGAAGAAAAAAGTGCTGAAGCTTGAAACTTTCCAGCCAAAGGTTCTGAGTTCATTTATAAGGAATAAACTGATCAATGACGTTTACTTTCCATTAATCGGGGCCAACCTCGCCAAACAGCTCGGAACTGTGGGTACCGATAAACGGACAGACCGCATGGGAATGCTTCTTTTAGTATCTCCTCCGGGATATGGAAAAACTACTTTGATGGAATATATGGCAGAACGCATGGGATTGGTTTTCATGAAGATCAATGGCCCGTCTCTGGGGAATAATATCGTTTCAACAGATCCCGCTGAAGCTAAAAACGCAGGAGCGAAGCAGGAACTTGAAAAACTTAACCTTGCGCTGGAAATGGGGGATAATGTGATGCTTTACCTGGATGATATCCAGCATTGTAATCCTGAGTTTTTACAGAAATTTATTTCACTTGCAGACGGGCAAAGGAAAATAGAAGGAATCTACAATGGAGAAAGCAAAACATATGACTTACGTTCCAAAAGATTCTGCTTAGTAATGGCAGGAAATCCCTATACGGAAAGCGGAGAGAAGTTTAAAATTCCGGATATGCTCGCCAACCGTTCAGACACCTACAATCTGGGAGAAATCTCAGGATCAAAAACAGATCTTTTTGACCTGAGCCTTATTGAAAATGCACTGATGTCTAACGAATATCTTACCCGGCTGACACAACCGGGAATGGAAAATCTGTATGAATTATATGACAGTGTGATAACAGATAATCCTGCTGATAACCTTAAAGGAAATTTCAGCTCCCAGGAGATTTCAGATTTCAGAGCGGTACTGAAAAATACCATCATGGTAAGAAATATGGTTCTGAAAGTGAATAAAGAATATATCTCATCTGCTGCAATGTCTGATGATTACAGAAATGAACCACCATTCAAGCTTCAGGGATCTTATCGTAATATGAATAAGCTGATTGCCCGGATTCAACCGATTCTAAAAGCAGATGAGGTAACCAGAATCGTGCTGGATCATTATCAGAATGAATCCCAGACGCTCACTACAGGGGCAGAAGCTAATATGCTTAAGCTGAAAGAGCTCATCAATACCCTTTCGGAAGAAGAAACACAACGTTGGAATGAGATTAAAAAAACTTTTATTAAAAATAAAACATTAAAAGGACTGGGAGAGAATGATAGGATGGCACAGATTGTTGCTCTTCTTGCCCAGTTCGGGGAGGGCTTGGAAGGAATTAAAGAAGCTCTGAAAAAAGCGGAATCATAA
- a CDS encoding PspA/IM30 family protein, with translation MNIFKRLLTIGKAEIHSVIDSFEDPINLTEQGIREMKEELAKSVEALARLKALDIRKKNEAEAENQTANDYYNKAVVIIQKAEKGEVETTEADRLAKEALKKQTIAQENAQHLQKEHEKLFAECEKMQGNINHLKSSIAKWENELKTLKARVQVSEATKDINQKMTQMDTGSTVSMLEKLKERVVQQEALAEAYSDISASGKTIDEEIDAIVKNNDTEAEKALNRLKETLKKG, from the coding sequence ATGAACATTTTTAAAAGACTATTAACAATAGGAAAAGCAGAGATTCATTCTGTGATCGACAGCTTTGAGGACCCTATTAATTTAACAGAACAGGGAATCCGTGAAATGAAAGAAGAATTGGCAAAAAGCGTAGAGGCGCTGGCCCGGCTTAAAGCGCTGGATATCCGTAAAAAGAATGAGGCAGAAGCAGAAAACCAGACCGCCAATGATTATTACAATAAAGCTGTAGTTATCATACAGAAAGCAGAAAAGGGAGAAGTGGAAACTACTGAAGCGGACCGGCTGGCTAAGGAAGCTTTGAAAAAGCAGACCATAGCACAGGAAAATGCACAACATCTGCAAAAAGAACATGAAAAACTCTTTGCAGAATGTGAAAAAATGCAGGGAAATATCAATCACCTGAAATCAAGCATTGCCAAATGGGAAAATGAGCTGAAAACACTGAAAGCAAGAGTGCAGGTGAGTGAAGCAACCAAAGATATCAATCAGAAAATGACCCAGATGGACACCGGAAGTACAGTAAGTATGCTGGAAAAACTGAAGGAAAGGGTAGTGCAGCAGGAAGCATTGGCGGAAGCCTATTCCGATATTTCGGCATCCGGAAAAACCATTGATGAAGAAATAGATGCTATCGTAAAAAACAATGATACAGAAGCTGAAAAAGCTTTGAACAGATTAAAAGAAACACTTAAAAAAGGCTAA
- a CDS encoding helix-turn-helix domain-containing protein, whose protein sequence is MQKGLDKMSFFGTNIKKIRQVKGLSQKAFADLFDLNRGVISSYEEGRAEPKIETILKVASHFNLDLDKLLTETLQVNQLASVSDIDQLMLFPEIAIQNTKKTKTAKEEDSPNATILQKILASVDLVYEFTPEKQLLPHYQYGDILFLNKTDPAKEPIHNLLIYVDGNLKQITENQATNAKNCETYKIAGYVSMAEKNIFTTIFERLENLERKTKTNKS, encoded by the coding sequence TTGCAAAAAGGATTAGACAAGATGAGCTTTTTTGGGACTAATATTAAGAAAATAAGACAGGTTAAAGGATTGAGTCAGAAGGCTTTTGCTGATTTATTCGATTTAAACAGGGGAGTCATAAGCTCTTATGAAGAAGGAAGAGCCGAGCCCAAAATCGAAACCATATTGAAGGTAGCCAGTCATTTCAACCTTGATCTTGACAAATTATTGACAGAAACACTGCAGGTAAACCAATTAGCAAGTGTTTCCGATATTGATCAACTCATGTTATTCCCGGAAATAGCAATACAAAACACAAAGAAAACAAAGACTGCAAAAGAAGAAGATTCTCCGAACGCCACCATTTTGCAAAAAATATTAGCAAGTGTAGATCTGGTATATGAATTCACTCCGGAAAAGCAACTGCTTCCACACTATCAATATGGTGATATTTTATTTTTGAATAAGACTGATCCTGCAAAGGAACCGATTCATAACCTTCTGATCTATGTAGACGGAAATCTAAAACAGATAACTGAAAATCAAGCAACTAACGCTAAAAATTGTGAAACTTATAAAATTGCAGGCTATGTTTCCATGGCAGAAAAGAATATTTTCACAACAATTTTTGAAAGATTAGAAAACCTTGAAAGAAAGACAAAAACGAACAAGTCTTAA
- the aat gene encoding leucyl/phenylalanyl-tRNA--protein transferase, which produces MVRLDKNEISFPDPELYDGHEGLIAFGGDLSVERIWFAYQLGIFPWYNPGEEILWWSPDPRFVLYPDEIKISKSMRKILNKNVFSFSQNKNFREVIKNCQQSERKGQNGTWLSDELMNSFIQLHEYGLAKSIEVWQDGELVGGFYGLQIGNLFCGESMFAKVSNASKAGFIHFVESNKNNLELIDCQSHTDHLESLGARMIPKQEFLKILHENNERR; this is translated from the coding sequence ATGGTCCGATTAGATAAAAACGAGATTTCTTTTCCCGATCCTGAGCTGTATGACGGTCATGAAGGGCTAATTGCTTTTGGGGGCGACCTTTCTGTGGAACGTATTTGGTTTGCTTATCAATTGGGGATATTCCCATGGTATAATCCCGGGGAAGAAATTCTATGGTGGAGCCCTGATCCAAGATTTGTCTTATATCCGGATGAAATAAAAATTTCAAAATCGATGAGAAAAATTCTCAACAAGAATGTTTTCTCTTTTTCTCAGAACAAAAATTTCAGGGAAGTGATCAAAAACTGCCAGCAATCTGAACGTAAGGGGCAAAACGGCACATGGCTTTCTGACGAACTCATGAACTCTTTTATTCAGCTGCATGAGTATGGACTGGCAAAAAGTATTGAAGTATGGCAGGACGGAGAACTTGTGGGAGGTTTTTATGGTTTACAGATTGGAAATCTTTTCTGTGGGGAAAGCATGTTTGCTAAAGTAAGCAATGCTTCCAAAGCAGGATTTATCCATTTTGTGGAAAGCAATAAAAACAACCTGGAACTCATTGACTGCCAGTCGCATACTGATCACCTGGAAAGTTTAGGCGCCAGAATGATTCCTAAGCAGGAATTTTTAAAAATCTTACACGAAAATAATGAACGCAGATAA
- a CDS encoding flotillin family protein yields the protein MNLPLIAGIIVAVVASVGLIFWILSMYKKTVQGIVILRTGYGGTKVFFNAGIVIPIIHRMESMDISVKKLEISREGRAGLICKDNMRADIQVAFFIRVNKSLDDIINVAQTIGCQRASDAQTLRELFEAKFSEALKTVGKKFDFTELYEARSEFRQEILDIIGTDLNGYVLDDCAIDYLEQTSIDKLDKDNILDSEGIKKITELTATQNIKANQVRRDEEKTITKQNVEAREAILELEKQLAEKEESQKREVANIKARENAEILKVEEEERLRYETVRIATEEKLQIAEENKLRQVVIAAKNKERADLVETERVLKDKALEATERERIVSLAQIEKDKAIELEKKSIQDAIRERLTMEKTVVEEQQGIKDLEAFKTAERNKQVEITLATQEAEKKLIEETRAAEARKLAAEKDAQKYVIEAQAKRDAAEKEAEARKIIADAKAKEEATVGLSEAQVMHAKADAAERQGIVEAVVIEKKADAVKKEGIAQAEVIKEKALAEAAGITEKAEAMKKLNEAGKDHEEFRLKLNKEKEVELAEIAIQKDIAGAQSLVLAEAFKSAKIDIVGGDNTFFDNVIRQVSAGKGLDKFISHSENAQIVKESLLGDGENIIGKVMGMVDKYKISSEDIKNMSIASLIFKLNNVANPQEKGILERALDMAKHLGVEHKPVNNNHV from the coding sequence ATGAACTTACCTTTAATTGCCGGGATTATTGTTGCCGTAGTGGCGTCAGTCGGGCTTATCTTCTGGATTTTATCCATGTATAAAAAAACCGTGCAGGGAATTGTTATTTTAAGAACCGGCTACGGAGGAACCAAGGTGTTCTTTAATGCAGGTATTGTAATCCCCATCATTCACCGTATGGAATCTATGGATATCTCTGTAAAGAAACTGGAGATATCAAGAGAAGGAAGAGCAGGTTTGATCTGCAAAGATAATATGAGGGCAGATATCCAGGTGGCTTTTTTTATCCGTGTCAACAAATCTCTGGATGATATCATTAATGTGGCCCAAACCATTGGATGCCAGAGAGCTTCTGATGCCCAAACCCTGAGAGAACTCTTTGAAGCCAAATTTTCTGAAGCTCTTAAAACCGTAGGAAAGAAGTTTGATTTCACAGAGCTGTACGAAGCCAGAAGCGAATTCCGTCAGGAAATCCTTGATATCATCGGAACCGACCTTAACGGGTATGTACTGGATGACTGTGCAATAGACTATCTGGAACAGACTTCTATTGATAAACTGGATAAAGATAACATCCTTGATTCTGAAGGGATTAAAAAAATAACCGAGCTTACCGCTACCCAGAATATTAAAGCTAATCAGGTACGCCGTGATGAAGAGAAAACCATTACCAAGCAGAATGTAGAAGCACGTGAAGCGATTCTTGAGCTTGAGAAACAATTGGCGGAAAAAGAAGAATCTCAGAAAAGGGAGGTGGCCAATATAAAAGCCAGAGAAAATGCTGAAATATTAAAAGTAGAAGAAGAGGAACGCCTGAGGTATGAGACCGTAAGGATTGCTACAGAAGAAAAATTGCAGATCGCTGAAGAAAATAAACTTCGCCAGGTGGTTATTGCAGCCAAAAATAAAGAACGTGCAGATCTGGTAGAAACAGAAAGGGTGTTAAAAGACAAAGCTCTCGAAGCTACTGAAAGAGAAAGAATTGTTTCTCTGGCCCAGATTGAAAAAGATAAGGCAATAGAACTTGAGAAAAAAAGCATTCAGGATGCAATCCGTGAGCGTCTTACCATGGAGAAGACGGTGGTAGAAGAGCAGCAGGGGATTAAAGACCTTGAGGCATTTAAAACAGCTGAAAGAAACAAGCAGGTTGAAATTACCCTGGCCACACAGGAAGCGGAGAAAAAACTTATTGAAGAGACCAGGGCGGCAGAAGCCAGAAAGCTGGCGGCGGAAAAAGATGCCCAGAAATATGTTATCGAAGCACAGGCGAAAAGAGATGCCGCAGAAAAAGAGGCAGAAGCCAGAAAAATCATTGCTGACGCTAAAGCAAAAGAAGAGGCAACAGTGGGATTATCTGAAGCCCAGGTGATGCATGCGAAGGCAGATGCTGCAGAAAGACAAGGTATTGTGGAGGCTGTAGTTATTGAGAAAAAGGCAGATGCTGTGAAGAAAGAAGGAATTGCACAGGCAGAAGTGATCAAAGAAAAGGCATTGGCAGAAGCTGCAGGAATCACTGAAAAAGCTGAAGCCATGAAGAAACTGAATGAAGCCGGAAAAGACCACGAAGAATTCCGTCTGAAGCTGAATAAAGAAAAAGAAGTGGAGTTAGCTGAAATTGCCATCCAGAAAGATATTGCAGGTGCACAGTCATTGGTATTGGCCGAAGCCTTCAAATCAGCAAAAATTGATATTGTAGGTGGAGATAATACTTTTTTTGACAATGTGATCCGGCAGGTTTCTGCAGGAAAGGGACTGGATAAGTTCATAAGCCACAGCGAAAACGCACAGATTGTAAAAGAAAGCCTATTGGGAGACGGTGAAAACATTATTGGAAAAGTAATGGGAATGGTAGATAAATACAAAATTTCTTCAGAAGACATCAAAAATATGAGTATTGCGTCCCTGATATTTAAATTGAACAATGTTGCCAATCCGCAGGAAAAAGGAATCCTGGAAAGAGCACTTGATATGGCAAAACACTTGGGAGTGGAACATAAACCGGTGAACAATAACCATGTTTAA
- a CDS encoding DMT family transporter, whose translation MNADKEKWVLLIILSIIWGSSFILIKKSLEHFNPFQVGGLRVLIAGIILMPIAISNYKLFPKKHLKWLILAAFTGNFIPMFLFPIAETEVSSSIAGIINSMMPIFVIIVGALVWKFETTRKQIIGTLISFTGVCILAFGGGTNATFKLIPILLLLLATLCYALSTTTVKSKLMEVSSTILSAFVFSFVLLFPSIIALTCTGFFSEFTFSKDNMLGLMFVSLLSIFGTGLAMMMNYRLLKVSTPLFASTVTLVMPIVAIIWGIIDGEKLTYMQFAGAGVIIAGLIFLRTNSSAAKK comes from the coding sequence ATGAACGCAGATAAAGAAAAATGGGTTCTTCTGATCATCCTGAGTATTATCTGGGGATCATCTTTTATTTTGATTAAAAAATCGCTGGAACATTTCAATCCTTTTCAGGTAGGAGGACTAAGGGTTCTTATTGCAGGAATTATTTTAATGCCCATTGCAATTTCCAACTACAAACTTTTTCCTAAAAAGCACTTAAAGTGGCTTATTCTAGCTGCTTTTACGGGAAACTTTATTCCCATGTTTTTATTTCCTATTGCAGAAACGGAGGTTAGCAGCAGTATTGCGGGGATAATCAATTCTATGATGCCTATTTTTGTGATTATTGTAGGAGCGTTGGTCTGGAAATTTGAAACGACCAGAAAGCAAATTATAGGAACATTAATAAGCTTTACAGGAGTCTGTATCCTTGCCTTTGGAGGAGGAACCAACGCAACTTTTAAATTGATTCCGATACTCCTGCTGTTATTGGCCACCTTATGTTATGCATTGAGTACGACAACGGTAAAATCTAAACTGATGGAAGTTTCTTCCACGATTTTATCTGCTTTTGTGTTTTCATTTGTATTGCTTTTTCCTTCTATTATTGCCTTGACCTGTACCGGATTTTTTTCTGAGTTCACCTTTTCCAAAGACAATATGCTGGGGTTAATGTTTGTCAGCCTGCTTTCCATTTTCGGAACCGGTCTGGCGATGATGATGAATTACCGTCTGCTGAAAGTCTCTACTCCGCTTTTTGCTTCCACTGTTACTCTGGTTATGCCTATTGTAGCGATTATCTGGGGAATTATAGATGGTGAAAAGTTAACTTATATGCAGTTTGCTGGTGCCGGAGTGATCATAGCCGGGCTGATCTTTTTAAGAACAAATTCTTCTGCTGCAAAAAAATAA